Proteins encoded together in one Capricornis sumatraensis isolate serow.1 chromosome 3, serow.2, whole genome shotgun sequence window:
- the CNR2 gene encoding cannabinoid receptor 2 — MEICLKIEAANGSSDGLNFNPMKEYMILSGPQKIAIAVLCTLLGLLSALENLAVLYLIMSSHRLRKKPSYLFIGSLAGADFLASVVFASSFVHFHVFDGVDSKAVFLLKIGSVTLTFTASLGSLLLTAIDRYLCLRYPPTYKALLTRRRALATLGIMWVLAALVSYLPLMGWTCCPRPCSELFPLIPNDYLLGWLLFIATLFVGIIYTYAHVLWKAHQHVASLAEHRDRHLSGMARMRLDVRLAKTLGMLLAVLFIFWFPVLALMVYSLAARLSDQVKKVFAFCSLLCLVNSMANPIIYGLRSGEIRSSAHHRLAHWKKCVRGPGPEGKGEIPRSSVTETEADVKTTPGLDSRELSWPDEL; from the coding sequence ATGGAGATATGCCTGAAGATAGAGGCAGCCAATGGCTCCAGCGATGGCTTGAATTTCAACCCCATGAAGGAGTACATGATCCTGAGCGGTCCCCAGAAGATCGCGATCGCAGTGCTGTGCACCCTCCTGGGCCTGCTGAGCGCCCTGGAGAACCTGGCTGTTCTCTACCTCATCATGTCGTCACACCGGCTCCGCAAGAAGCCGTCCTACCTGTTCATTGGCAGCTTGGCTGGGGCCGACTTTCTGGCCAGTGTGGTCTTTGCCTCCAGCTTTGTACATTTCCACGTCTTCGATGGCGTGGATTCCAAAGCTGTCTTCCTGCTGAAGATCGGCAGTGTGACTCTGACCTTCACGGCCTCCCTAGGCAGCCTGCTGCTGACTGCCATCGACCGCTACCTCTGTCTGCGCTACCCGCCTACCTACAAAGCTCTGCTCACCCGCAGGAGGGCACTGGCGACCCTGGGCATCATGTGGGTGCTCGCTGCATTGGTGTCCTACCTGCCCCTCATGGGATGGACCTGCTGTCCCAGGCCCTGCTCTGAGCTTTTCCCCCTGATCCCCAATGACTATCTGCTGGGCTGGCTCCTGTTCATCGCCACCCTCTTCGTGGGCATCATCTACACCTACGCGCATGTCCTCTGGAAGGCCCATCAGCACGTAGCCAGCTTGGCTGAGCACCGGGACAGACACCTGTCTGGAATGGCCCGGATGCGGCTGGATGTGCGGTTGGCCAAGACCCTGGGGATGCTCCTGGCTGTGCTCTTCATATTCTGGTTCCCGGTACTGGCCCTCATGGTCTACAGCCTGGCTGCCAGGCTAAGCGACCAGGTCAAGAAGGTCTTCGCCTTCTGCTCCTTGCTCTGCCTTGTCAACTCCATGGCCAACCCCATTATCTATGGCCTACGGAGTGGGGAGATCCGGTCTTCTGCCCACCACCGCCTGGCCCACTGGAAGAAGTGTGTGAGGGGCCCCGGGCcggaaggaaaaggagagatcCCCAGGTCCTCAGTCACTGAAACAGAGGCTGATGTGAAAACCACCCCCGGGCTAGATTCCAGAGAGCTATCCTGGCCTGATGAGCTCTGA